Proteins from one Natrinema versiforme genomic window:
- a CDS encoding IclR family transcriptional regulator: MSGNNTRRTVKTADTLFDIIEKVQKLDGCTVTELANNLDIAKSTAHTYLSTLEQKEYITKDGNTYNLSLKFLDHGMHTLTNHKVASASRPSLKQTAEETGELVWLIVEEHGRAVYLDRAKGDKAVQTNGRRGLRTYLHVLAAGKAILAHMDDKEMREVIDRHGLPAQTENTITNRETLFRELERARERGYAYNNAEEVNGVRAIGAPIIQNGTVYGGVSIAGPIARFQDDEYDRKMRKAVEEVTNTIELDLQY, translated from the coding sequence GTGTCAGGTAATAACACACGAAGGACCGTGAAAACGGCCGATACGCTCTTTGACATCATTGAAAAAGTGCAGAAATTAGACGGATGTACCGTTACTGAGCTGGCGAATAACCTCGATATTGCGAAAAGTACAGCTCACACGTACTTGTCGACCCTAGAACAAAAGGAGTACATTACGAAAGACGGGAACACGTATAACCTGAGTCTCAAGTTTCTCGACCACGGAATGCATACACTGACGAATCATAAAGTAGCGTCGGCATCTCGCCCATCGCTCAAACAAACGGCGGAAGAGACAGGAGAACTCGTCTGGCTTATCGTCGAAGAACATGGTCGAGCCGTATATTTAGACCGAGCGAAGGGGGATAAAGCGGTCCAAACGAACGGTCGACGGGGACTGCGGACGTACCTCCACGTTCTCGCAGCAGGAAAGGCTATTTTGGCACATATGGATGACAAGGAGATGAGAGAGGTTATCGATCGACATGGACTCCCTGCACAAACTGAAAATACGATAACTAATCGAGAGACATTGTTCAGGGAACTTGAGAGGGCTCGCGAACGAGGATACGCGTACAATAACGCAGAAGAAGTCAACGGCGTCCGTGCGATCGGGGCACCGATCATTCAGAACGGAACGGTATACGGTGGGGTGAGTATTGCCGGTCCAATAGCAAGATTTCAGGACGACGAATATGACCGAAAGATGCGAAAAGCAGTTGAAGAAGTAACGAACACTATCGAACTCGATTTACAGTATTGA
- a CDS encoding hydantoinase B/oxoprolinase family protein: MSQQTQSENEIDAVTFEVLRSGYEHTADRMSTVLQRTAFSPIIYDMVDFSNAIFTPNVDLVGQTANCPIHLAAMHFSAEASLEEFGVDELGEDDIVLLNDPYNGGTHINDVTWTQPIYDSSDELLGFGVSRGHWTDLGGGGPGGQSWGTHIAEEGLRIPPSKIVENGELNKTLLEILKSNTRSPQYIEGDVQAHRAALTAAKDELHRLERKYGADTVRQGMSDVLDYTEERTREAIREIPDGRYNARDYGDCDGITEDSIYLDVTLIVDDDEITVDFEGTDDAVAGSVNSPKANTYSAVYYALKFFTDPDAPANAGMYRPIEIELPEGSWVNPDWPRPVIGCTTFAASKICAVIWQALADAIPEEIVAPTYSECNWFTVQQEDPETDDAYVWSDLPPGGWGGTPSGDGMETTADPLGNCMDLPVERSELLFPVTVDRREFISDSGGDGEYRGGLGLRETFTFHGYAELSVETSRTKEGTPGVNGGQSGGLGRLIKNYGSDDEEVIGGWKTDSDEWEMCLIGSEPFQPGESFTIETQGGGGWGDPAKRDPEAVREDVRDGKVSRETAAEIYDVDIDGE; this comes from the coding sequence ATGTCCCAACAAACCCAAAGCGAAAACGAGATCGACGCAGTGACCTTCGAAGTACTCCGAAGCGGATACGAGCATACTGCAGACCGGATGAGTACGGTGCTCCAGCGGACGGCGTTCTCGCCGATCATCTACGACATGGTAGATTTCTCCAACGCGATTTTCACCCCCAACGTTGATCTCGTCGGGCAAACAGCGAACTGTCCGATCCATCTCGCGGCCATGCACTTCAGCGCGGAAGCGTCACTCGAAGAATTTGGAGTCGATGAACTAGGGGAAGACGACATCGTCCTTCTCAACGATCCGTACAATGGCGGTACCCATATCAACGATGTTACTTGGACACAGCCGATATACGATAGTTCGGATGAACTCCTCGGATTCGGCGTCAGCCGCGGCCACTGGACGGATCTTGGAGGCGGTGGACCGGGCGGACAGTCATGGGGCACCCATATCGCTGAAGAGGGACTTCGAATTCCGCCATCGAAAATCGTCGAAAACGGCGAACTGAACAAGACCCTCCTCGAAATTCTGAAAAGCAATACTCGATCCCCTCAGTACATTGAGGGGGACGTCCAAGCACATCGAGCGGCGCTGACGGCCGCCAAAGACGAACTCCATCGGCTTGAGCGGAAGTACGGCGCCGATACGGTGAGACAGGGAATGAGCGATGTCCTGGACTACACCGAGGAACGAACGCGAGAAGCGATCCGCGAAATACCTGATGGTCGGTACAATGCTCGCGATTACGGGGATTGCGATGGGATAACCGAAGACTCGATCTATCTCGACGTAACCCTCATCGTTGACGATGATGAGATTACTGTTGATTTCGAAGGTACTGACGATGCCGTTGCCGGGTCAGTTAATTCTCCAAAGGCAAATACGTACTCGGCGGTCTACTACGCATTAAAGTTCTTCACCGATCCCGATGCACCGGCTAATGCTGGAATGTACAGACCGATCGAAATCGAACTTCCCGAAGGGTCTTGGGTGAATCCGGACTGGCCGCGACCCGTGATCGGCTGTACGACGTTCGCGGCGTCGAAAATCTGTGCAGTCATCTGGCAAGCTCTCGCGGATGCGATCCCGGAAGAAATCGTTGCCCCGACGTATTCCGAGTGTAACTGGTTTACCGTCCAGCAGGAAGATCCGGAGACTGACGACGCGTACGTGTGGTCTGATCTCCCGCCTGGCGGATGGGGCGGAACACCGTCTGGAGATGGAATGGAGACGACGGCGGATCCGCTCGGCAACTGTATGGATCTTCCTGTCGAACGGTCCGAATTACTCTTCCCGGTCACTGTGGACCGCCGGGAATTCATTTCCGATTCTGGAGGTGATGGTGAGTATCGAGGCGGACTGGGACTCCGAGAGACGTTTACCTTCCACGGATACGCGGAACTCAGTGTCGAAACGAGCAGGACGAAAGAGGGAACTCCCGGAGTCAACGGCGGTCAATCAGGTGGATTAGGTCGGCTGATCAAAAACTACGGAAGCGATGACGAAGAAGTAATCGGCGGCTGGAAGACGGACTCTGATGAGTGGGAGATGTGTCTGATCGGGAGCGAACCGTTCCAGCCTGGTGAATCGTTCACTATCGAAACACAGGGCGGCGGTGGGTGGGGTGATCCGGCCAAACGCGATCCTGAAGCGGTTCGAGAGGATGTGCGTGACGGGAAGGTCAGCCGCGAAACCGCCGCTGAAATATACGATGTCGATATTGACGGCGAGTAA
- a CDS encoding aldehyde dehydrogenase: protein MVDAQTVLDSETHYDVIIDGDYREPATDDRIAVSFPYTGEQWATVPQAGEDDIDDAVGAARRAYENGWKDTLPSKRREILYQIADVLDEHYEELGQLETLQNGKLIREMEGQIENLSEWYRYHGSLCDTLEGTVIPVENKGGEMFNYTQKEPYGVVGAITPWNSPLLLLTLKLAPALAAGNTFVHKPSEHTPVSALRFAELIYEETDLPEGVYNVVPGAAAAGQALTDHDDVDKLSFTGSTAVGRQIGKATGEKLIPVSLELGGKSPNVVFPDANLDNAVNGVIKGIFAATGQTCVAGSRVLVADEIYDEFVDRFVTRANDIELGDPLDRETEMGPVAFPEQWDKIRKYIDIGTSEGAEIAFGGEQPDDLPGDLFIQPTILTEVDNGMQVAQEEIFGPVASVIRFSDEEEAIQLANDTDYGLAAGVWTENMRRAHRLADGIEAGTVVINEYRVMSYRAPLGGYKASGLGREQGKEGLDEYLQTKSVWMDLDGEVSDPFNMDT, encoded by the coding sequence ATGGTCGACGCGCAAACAGTGCTGGATAGCGAGACGCATTACGACGTGATAATCGATGGCGACTACCGAGAACCCGCCACTGACGATCGAATAGCAGTGTCCTTTCCATACACCGGCGAACAGTGGGCTACCGTTCCCCAGGCCGGAGAAGACGACATAGACGATGCTGTCGGGGCGGCGCGCCGAGCGTACGAAAACGGATGGAAGGATACCCTCCCGAGCAAGCGGCGGGAAATCCTTTACCAAATAGCCGATGTTCTCGACGAACACTACGAGGAATTAGGGCAACTGGAAACTCTCCAGAACGGGAAGCTGATCCGCGAGATGGAGGGACAGATCGAGAATCTGAGCGAGTGGTACCGGTACCACGGGAGCCTCTGTGACACGCTCGAGGGGACCGTTATTCCGGTCGAGAACAAAGGCGGTGAGATGTTCAACTACACTCAGAAGGAACCCTACGGTGTCGTGGGGGCGATCACGCCCTGGAACTCCCCCCTCCTGTTGCTGACGCTGAAGCTCGCACCCGCGCTCGCCGCGGGGAACACGTTCGTTCACAAACCCAGCGAGCACACGCCCGTCAGCGCCCTTCGGTTTGCCGAACTCATCTACGAGGAGACGGATCTTCCGGAGGGCGTATACAACGTCGTTCCGGGCGCCGCGGCCGCGGGACAGGCGTTGACCGACCACGACGACGTCGACAAGCTCTCGTTCACGGGAAGCACAGCGGTCGGTCGACAGATCGGGAAAGCCACCGGCGAAAAGCTCATTCCCGTCTCACTCGAGCTCGGAGGGAAGAGCCCGAACGTCGTCTTTCCGGACGCCAATCTGGATAACGCCGTCAACGGCGTCATTAAGGGAATCTTCGCTGCAACTGGGCAGACGTGCGTGGCGGGCTCGCGCGTCCTGGTGGCCGACGAGATCTACGACGAATTCGTCGATCGATTCGTCACCCGTGCGAACGATATCGAGCTGGGCGATCCGCTCGACCGCGAAACCGAGATGGGGCCGGTCGCGTTCCCGGAGCAGTGGGACAAGATCCGAAAATACATCGATATCGGAACGTCGGAGGGGGCCGAGATCGCGTTCGGCGGTGAACAGCCGGACGATCTCCCCGGTGACCTCTTCATTCAGCCGACGATCCTCACCGAGGTCGATAACGGAATGCAGGTTGCCCAGGAGGAGATTTTTGGCCCCGTCGCGTCCGTCATCAGGTTCTCCGACGAGGAGGAGGCAATCCAGCTGGCGAACGACACCGACTACGGTCTCGCCGCCGGCGTCTGGACGGAGAACATGCGTCGTGCACACAGGTTGGCCGACGGGATCGAAGCGGGGACGGTCGTTATAAACGAATATCGCGTGATGTCCTATCGCGCTCCCCTCGGCGGGTACAAGGCCAGCGGTCTCGGGAGGGAACAGGGCAAAGAGGGCCTCGACGAATACCTCCAGACGAAGAGCGTCTGGATGGATCTCGACGGGGAAGTGTCCGACCCCTTCAACATGGATACGTAA
- a CDS encoding dihydrodipicolinate synthase family protein produces the protein MNQALSGILSPVLTPIEDGSVAIERVSDSVEFTQACGCHGLIAAGTGVQETVSLTVDERKELVSATIEATDDRPVLVGISHPSQHVATELATHAEAANADGILAMPPWGLTPDDDAVVSYYESITESTDLPILLYNNPTVTVDLSTETMRRIARLENVEYVKETSRNWKKLAWLIEHVDNAGLASVFGTMDVLLPVMEAGGHGAVIPAPASTPAMRVYEAFQNGDREAAGEAQRAFVDFPPDEVNTSLMPAVKAAANLSGVPLGPPRSPYQPVSDEGRTAIQQWLEREDVPLLE, from the coding sequence ATGAATCAAGCACTCAGTGGTATTCTTTCGCCAGTGTTAACACCGATTGAAGATGGTTCCGTGGCGATCGAACGTGTCTCCGATTCAGTCGAATTCACGCAAGCGTGTGGTTGTCATGGACTTATCGCTGCGGGAACCGGCGTTCAAGAGACGGTATCGCTAACGGTCGACGAACGGAAAGAACTCGTCTCGGCAACGATCGAAGCGACCGACGACAGGCCTGTTCTGGTCGGCATTTCCCATCCGTCACAGCATGTTGCCACCGAACTCGCAACGCATGCGGAGGCTGCTAATGCGGATGGTATCCTCGCGATGCCCCCGTGGGGGCTCACCCCAGACGACGATGCTGTGGTGTCGTACTATGAGTCTATCACCGAGTCGACGGACCTCCCAATCCTCCTCTATAACAACCCGACAGTGACCGTAGACCTTTCCACCGAAACGATGCGGCGCATTGCGCGCCTCGAGAACGTGGAGTACGTGAAAGAAACGTCTCGTAACTGGAAGAAACTCGCGTGGCTCATCGAACACGTTGACAACGCCGGACTGGCATCAGTGTTCGGTACGATGGATGTTCTCCTGCCCGTAATGGAAGCAGGCGGTCACGGTGCAGTGATTCCAGCACCCGCGAGTACGCCAGCGATGAGAGTCTATGAAGCATTCCAGAACGGAGACAGGGAAGCTGCTGGAGAAGCCCAGCGCGCGTTCGTTGATTTCCCTCCCGACGAAGTGAACACCAGCCTGATGCCCGCGGTCAAGGCCGCTGCGAACCTCTCTGGCGTCCCGCTCGGGCCACCTCGGTCGCCCTACCAGCCAGTTTCAGACGAGGGACGGACAGCGATACAGCAATGGCTCGAACGTGAGGACGTCCCATTGCTAGAGTAA
- a CDS encoding IS6 family transposase — translation MLENTSLNGCIGQIDLDFVEREATPRFLMKLSIQLHLAGLSLSNTVSVLYIFGVKRARSTVHNWVYKADLQPEDGCSPDHVAVDETVIRLNDEQYWLYAAVDTGANKLLHTKLEPTTNKVISHAFFAELREKHDVDDAVFLIDGSHSLKDAGSRHSLDFRYERHGNRNSVERIFREVKHRTSSFSNCFRNAKAETADDWLRSFAFAWNQLI, via the coding sequence ATGTTGGAAAACACTAGCCTCAACGGTTGTATCGGCCAGATCGACTTAGACTTTGTTGAACGAGAAGCGACACCACGATTTCTGATGAAGCTCAGTATTCAGTTGCACCTTGCTGGACTATCGCTTTCAAATACTGTATCTGTTCTTTATATATTTGGCGTCAAACGCGCTCGATCAACTGTTCATAATTGGGTTTACAAAGCCGATCTACAGCCCGAAGATGGCTGCAGTCCGGATCACGTTGCGGTCGATGAGACGGTGATTCGACTCAATGATGAGCAATATTGGCTGTACGCCGCTGTCGATACCGGGGCAAACAAATTGCTCCATACAAAGCTTGAACCGACGACAAATAAGGTTATTTCTCACGCGTTCTTTGCCGAACTACGCGAGAAACACGACGTCGACGACGCTGTGTTTCTCATCGATGGCTCACACTCGCTAAAAGACGCCGGCTCGCGGCATAGCCTCGATTTCAGATACGAACGCCATGGAAATCGGAACAGTGTCGAACGTATCTTTCGTGAGGTAAAACATCGAACCTCTTCGTTTTCAAACTGCTTTCGCAACGCCAAAGCAGAGACAGCCGATGACTGGCTTCGATCATTCGCCTTCGCATGGAATCAGCTTATCTGA
- a CDS encoding FAD-binding oxidoreductase, with product MPERDVIVIGGGVAGMSCAYHLAAAGVEDVMVLEKDQPASKASGRAAGFITPDQFLSTGTHPEEHRYILEFWKDMARDSKIDPHYGDAYTFARNNESVSYLEELHERTEIDSRLLNSDEISEQIPDLITDNIELGFTFENGFSIDPYTATVTVMEKATALGTEVRTEPVTSITPLSQDETRITTPERTYTASVVIVAAGAWSKSLTRDIDISLPLKPRISQIITLDPKSEVDLPLINDPDLLLYYRREANGEVLIGGGTGKTEIAPSTFDSSVREEFLHEVAEKAPQISEKLREADVTGKWAGLCSATPDRHPLIGKIHSDGIYACCGFNGEGIMYSAVAGQLITDLVTETKSEFNVKTFDPDRFSSPKSDFEIRSAIEW from the coding sequence ATGCCAGAGCGTGATGTGATCGTGATCGGCGGTGGTGTTGCTGGCATGAGCTGCGCCTATCACCTCGCTGCTGCTGGAGTTGAGGACGTCATGGTACTCGAAAAGGATCAACCAGCGAGCAAAGCGAGCGGACGAGCGGCTGGGTTTATTACCCCTGATCAATTCCTGAGTACCGGTACGCACCCCGAGGAGCATCGATACATACTCGAGTTCTGGAAGGACATGGCTCGGGATTCAAAAATCGACCCTCACTACGGTGATGCGTACACGTTCGCTCGCAATAATGAATCGGTATCGTATCTCGAGGAGTTGCACGAGCGAACAGAGATAGACTCACGACTCCTCAATAGCGACGAAATCAGCGAGCAAATTCCAGATCTCATTACTGATAACATCGAGCTGGGATTCACGTTCGAAAACGGATTTTCGATCGATCCGTACACTGCAACAGTCACTGTAATGGAGAAGGCGACCGCTCTCGGAACGGAGGTTCGAACTGAACCGGTCACATCGATCACTCCGCTATCACAAGACGAGACTCGTATTACGACGCCTGAACGAACATACACTGCATCGGTGGTGATAGTGGCCGCGGGCGCATGGAGTAAATCTCTGACACGGGATATTGATATTTCACTACCATTGAAACCACGGATCAGTCAGATCATCACGCTGGATCCCAAATCCGAAGTTGACCTTCCACTGATTAACGATCCCGATCTACTCCTCTATTATCGGAGGGAAGCGAATGGAGAAGTGCTAATCGGCGGTGGAACAGGGAAGACAGAGATTGCTCCGTCAACGTTTGATTCGTCGGTTCGTGAAGAGTTCTTGCATGAGGTAGCTGAAAAAGCCCCACAGATTTCCGAAAAGCTCAGAGAGGCTGACGTGACTGGAAAATGGGCCGGGCTCTGTTCAGCAACTCCCGATCGACATCCTCTAATCGGAAAGATCCATTCTGATGGAATTTACGCATGCTGTGGTTTTAATGGCGAAGGAATCATGTATAGCGCTGTTGCCGGACAGCTGATTACTGACCTCGTTACCGAGACGAAATCGGAATTCAACGTCAAAACGTTCGACCCTGACCGATTCTCCTCACCGAAGTCCGACTTCGAGATACGGAGTGCTATCGAGTGGTGA
- a CDS encoding BCCT family transporter, which translates to MTETNDNKTEEKRSETLQEELFYPDSKREPGDANRELFGGRLDIHPVVLPVSLTVIGLFIVVTLLFQQLAALVGLRSDSGETMTAVEAFGTLQALGTDTFDWLLILAMNAAIIAVVYFALSKYGRIRIGGVNAEKEFSNFAWIAMLFSAGMGIGLIVFSVSETMYGLQTVPPYFAGVEPETSAAGHAAVVQNFFHWGLAPWGIYALVGLGLGFFAYNRGLPLTFRSIFWPVLGKRIYGWPGHVIDILAVFATLFGLATSLGLGAQQATTGVVYVSDQLFGITIPETTSTQVVLIAVITLIAAGSVAAGLEKGVKRLSNINAVFMVVMLAFLLIAGPTLYLLGGFSSALGTYTNSLIELSFFTGTFGGEGATEWLGNWTFFYWAWWIAWSPFVGMFIARISKGRTIREFVGGVLLVPTFFGIFWFSTLGGSAVYAQLNGGGLLTVLNEQGQEAVMYAMLSEYPLGLVMSILATILVMTIFVTSSDSGSLVIDQLTAGGKHDAPKVQRILWALIEGGIAAVLLIGGGLTALQAASIATGIPFALVLLFMCYAIYRGLNHEHEILESSEYQRRRKEMIEQGEIEVDTSDDGIVTSGGDSISDIKKDESTMSDD; encoded by the coding sequence ATGACTGAAACCAATGATAACAAAACGGAAGAGAAACGGTCGGAGACGCTCCAAGAGGAACTATTTTATCCCGACTCCAAACGCGAACCTGGAGACGCGAACCGTGAATTGTTTGGCGGACGATTAGATATTCACCCGGTGGTGCTTCCCGTCTCGCTCACTGTCATTGGTCTGTTCATCGTAGTCACGTTGCTATTTCAACAACTCGCTGCGCTGGTTGGACTGCGGTCCGACAGCGGAGAGACAATGACAGCTGTTGAAGCGTTCGGCACACTTCAGGCCTTAGGGACGGACACGTTCGATTGGCTTCTCATTCTGGCCATGAATGCGGCTATTATCGCTGTGGTATACTTCGCACTCAGCAAGTACGGTAGGATACGGATCGGCGGTGTCAACGCTGAGAAGGAGTTCAGCAACTTCGCATGGATAGCAATGCTCTTCAGCGCCGGCATGGGGATCGGCCTCATCGTCTTCAGTGTCTCCGAGACGATGTACGGTCTCCAGACCGTTCCGCCCTATTTCGCCGGTGTTGAACCCGAAACGTCCGCCGCAGGTCACGCTGCAGTAGTGCAGAACTTCTTCCATTGGGGACTTGCCCCATGGGGAATTTACGCGCTTGTTGGCCTCGGTCTGGGTTTCTTCGCGTATAACCGTGGACTCCCGCTTACCTTTCGATCGATCTTCTGGCCGGTGCTCGGGAAACGGATATACGGCTGGCCGGGCCACGTAATCGACATACTTGCAGTATTCGCTACACTGTTCGGTCTGGCGACATCGCTCGGTCTCGGGGCCCAACAGGCCACCACTGGGGTCGTGTACGTTTCGGACCAACTCTTCGGGATCACAATTCCGGAGACGACATCGACGCAAGTAGTCTTGATCGCGGTTATTACCCTTATTGCGGCTGGATCAGTTGCTGCAGGACTAGAAAAGGGGGTTAAACGTCTGAGTAATATCAACGCAGTCTTTATGGTCGTTATGCTCGCTTTCTTGCTGATTGCGGGACCGACACTCTACTTACTAGGGGGCTTCAGTTCGGCTCTAGGTACATACACAAACTCATTGATAGAACTCAGTTTCTTCACCGGCACGTTCGGTGGAGAGGGCGCTACCGAGTGGCTCGGCAACTGGACGTTCTTTTACTGGGCATGGTGGATCGCGTGGTCCCCGTTCGTTGGCATGTTCATCGCCCGCATCTCGAAGGGGCGGACTATCCGAGAATTCGTCGGTGGCGTGCTACTGGTACCGACATTCTTCGGAATTTTCTGGTTTTCGACGCTCGGCGGATCGGCGGTGTACGCCCAGTTGAACGGTGGAGGTCTTCTCACCGTACTCAATGAACAGGGACAAGAGGCCGTGATGTACGCGATGCTCTCGGAGTATCCTCTCGGCCTCGTAATGTCGATCCTTGCGACGATATTGGTTATGACCATCTTCGTGACCTCCTCGGACTCGGGTTCACTCGTCATTGATCAACTGACCGCTGGCGGGAAACACGACGCACCGAAGGTCCAACGGATCCTCTGGGCACTCATCGAGGGTGGAATCGCAGCAGTGCTGTTGATTGGCGGTGGGCTAACGGCGCTGCAGGCAGCGTCAATCGCGACAGGTATCCCCTTCGCCCTTGTCCTCTTATTCATGTGTTATGCCATCTATCGGGGACTCA
- a CDS encoding hydantoinase/oxoprolinase family protein, whose product MSTIAVDVGGTHTDLYGWLSDEKRVVQEKVPTTTDDPTAGVMNALQVAGVDLTSVDTFMHGSTIATNAVIEGEYSATPFITTEGFRDLIEIGRYHREELYNPYQSKPEPLTPRRHRFTVTERVNEEGEVTESLDEQAVYELAERFRQNEVQSVAVGFINSYSNPEHEQRVQEIIEETVDDTYVAISSEISGKLGSVPRFNSTIMNAALEPVMSGYLDKLNRKIKDEGFSGSFYVIRSDGGVAGTEKAKRQAETTILSGPAAGVKGSQAIGEAVGESNVIGMDMGGTSTDVSLIEDGEPLVTTEYEVKFDIPLVKPMLDVTTIGSGGGSIAWIDEGGSLRVGPQSAGAEPGPVCYGMGGTEPTITDAHLVLGRLDPETVLGGKRSLDRDAAHNAIKRLADRLDMNALEAAEGILKIANENTAAAVRETTIERGQDPREYYLIGFGGAGPMHAAEVAESLDVSSVVVPSASGVLSAVGGTMMNIQHNNDKTFYKPVKATTPSELETEFQELERDIHAIFEEEGIASADVELERIAEMRYVGQTYEVDVPVSDESLDEGTIDRLSSEFHRRHEQEYGIASDQFPVTFANLRVVGSQSTATQEFQGPSSTETDSADGGTREVYFDGEWQETSIYLREGLDPGTEFEGPAIVEGDHSTITINPTMSASIDEHENVIIDTQN is encoded by the coding sequence ATGTCCACAATTGCAGTGGATGTCGGTGGCACACATACCGACCTATACGGATGGCTCAGTGACGAAAAGAGAGTCGTGCAAGAAAAGGTACCAACGACAACCGATGATCCCACAGCTGGGGTGATGAATGCGCTTCAAGTTGCTGGTGTAGATCTCACGTCAGTAGACACGTTCATGCACGGGAGTACAATCGCAACAAACGCAGTAATCGAAGGCGAATATTCAGCGACACCGTTCATTACAACGGAAGGATTCCGAGACCTTATCGAGATCGGCCGGTATCATCGCGAAGAACTATACAACCCATATCAATCAAAGCCGGAACCACTTACGCCTCGTCGACACCGGTTCACGGTAACTGAACGCGTTAACGAAGAAGGCGAAGTCACGGAATCGCTTGATGAGCAAGCTGTGTATGAGCTCGCCGAACGATTCCGGCAAAATGAAGTTCAGAGCGTTGCCGTCGGGTTCATCAACTCGTATTCGAACCCAGAACACGAACAGCGAGTACAGGAGATCATAGAGGAGACCGTCGATGACACCTATGTTGCTATTTCCTCGGAAATAAGCGGAAAACTCGGCTCGGTTCCGCGGTTTAACAGCACGATCATGAATGCAGCCCTTGAGCCGGTGATGTCGGGGTACCTAGACAAACTTAACCGAAAAATTAAGGATGAAGGGTTTAGTGGATCGTTTTACGTCATTCGTTCGGACGGCGGCGTGGCCGGTACCGAGAAAGCGAAACGGCAAGCAGAGACGACCATTCTTTCAGGACCCGCTGCAGGCGTTAAGGGGAGTCAGGCCATCGGCGAAGCAGTTGGGGAATCAAACGTCATCGGAATGGATATGGGCGGTACTTCGACGGACGTCTCATTAATCGAGGACGGTGAGCCACTCGTCACGACAGAGTACGAGGTCAAATTCGATATTCCGTTAGTGAAGCCGATGCTCGATGTGACCACCATCGGGTCCGGCGGCGGTAGTATCGCATGGATCGACGAGGGCGGCTCGCTTCGAGTTGGCCCACAGAGTGCCGGGGCCGAGCCTGGACCGGTCTGTTACGGCATGGGCGGTACCGAACCAACGATTACCGATGCCCATCTTGTGCTCGGACGACTCGATCCTGAGACGGTTCTCGGAGGGAAACGGTCTCTGGACAGAGACGCGGCCCATAACGCAATCAAGCGTCTCGCCGATCGCCTCGATATGAACGCTCTCGAGGCTGCCGAGGGGATTCTGAAGATCGCAAACGAGAACACAGCCGCTGCAGTTCGTGAAACGACGATAGAGCGGGGACAGGATCCGCGCGAGTACTACCTCATCGGATTCGGTGGCGCCGGTCCGATGCACGCTGCCGAGGTCGCGGAGAGCCTAGACGTGTCTTCCGTTGTCGTTCCGAGCGCGTCAGGGGTCCTCTCAGCAGTAGGGGGAACAATGATGAATATCCAGCACAACAATGACAAGACTTTCTACAAACCCGTCAAAGCAACCACTCCATCCGAATTAGAGACCGAGTTCCAGGAACTGGAACGGGATATCCACGCGATATTCGAAGAGGAGGGGATCGCCTCTGCGGACGTAGAGCTGGAACGGATTGCTGAAATGCGATATGTCGGTCAAACGTACGAGGTTGATGTTCCCGTATCTGACGAGAGTCTTGACGAGGGAACTATCGACCGATTGTCATCAGAGTTCCACAGGAGACACGAACAGGAGTACGGAATCGCGTCGGATCAGTTCCCAGTTACGTTCGCAAATTTACGCGTCGTCGGGAGCCAGTCAACGGCTACCCAGGAGTTTCAGGGTCCGAGTAGTACGGAAACCGATTCGGCAGATGGCGGAACGCGCGAGGTGTATTTCGATGGTGAGTGGCAAGAGACATCGATTTATCTCCGGGAGGGCCTTGATCCAGGAACGGAGTTTGAGGGTCCGGCTATAGTGGAAGGCGACCATTCGACGATAACCATTAATCCGACGATGAGCGCCTCGATCGACGAACACGAGAACGTGATTATTGACACTCAAAATTAA